In Oscillospiraceae bacterium, the genomic window GACGGCAAAGAATACAAAATTGAGCCAGCCGATGTTACGATTTGCTGTGCTTGGACTCCGACTATGGAATTGGAAATTTATAAGCGCGGAAATCAAAAGTATTGTAAAGCACTAGCCACCGGTGCAACTATTCGAATCAAGTAAAGCAATCCATTGCAGAAAAAACACCAAGAAGATATGGATGAAATTGAGAAAAAACAGTTATCTGAAGATAATTCCAACGATTCTATAAAAAAGGCGCTCGAACCAATTCGGCAGTTGGTGCTCTCCGAAACGGTGAATCCATACCACAAGCTTATACAGAACATCGGAATTGCAGCTACTGATCATCAAGAAGTCTTCGGTTTAACCAAAGTAATTGGTAATATTGCCGAAACGTCCAATTTTTTGAAGTTGATTCAACCGATGGTTGATCCGGAGGCATTGTCTATAAGCAAATCCATTGCCTCAATAGCTTCGACTATAATCGGAAGCACTCCTGCCTTCATGAGTAATCTAAAGGCAATTCAAACTAATTTGGGTAGAATCATAAATACCCGAATTGATTGGAACGCCATAGTTATCCCAGGTCTTTCAGAAGACAAAAAGAAAGAACGAATAGAAGCATTCCGGCAGTGGGGCGCTTATGGATGGACGGTTATTCCGCATGCAAATTTCAAATATTTCAACACTGCACCAACTTCAAGCAAGGAAGCAAACGAAAAGGCCCTAAGTTGCTTCAGAACAAAAAAGCAAATGGAAGAATTCTGGAAAGCGTTTGATTCCGTTGAAAAGATCAAAAGAAGCGATTTTGAGGAGGCGATTAAGGACTTCGATAATCGTTGCTACAAGTCATGTGCGATGATGTTGTATTCCCTAATCGATGGAAGACTTATTCGGCTGCAGGGCGGTCCCAAAACCGAAAAAGAGAATCTGGAATCAGCGAAAAAGACTAAAAAAAAGCTTGCTCGATATAGTGGGGCTGCTGCTGTCAATAGAATCAATAACAAGTATAATGAAGTTCATGAAGATGATATTAAAGTTTGGTTTTTCAGCAATTTGACGAGAGAAAATCTTTTTTGTGCACTGGCGGTGCTGTATGCAAATGGAAATGACTTCAGGGAGCAGCCTGCCGTTATGAATCGAAACTTTGTTGACCATGGAATGCTTCACCGAAAAGTTCGCAGAATGGACTGTATTCAGCTTTTTTTAGCGTATTATAATTTCCTCACATTTGAAAATCGACTAACCGCAGAAGACAGAAAAGAACTGAAAGGGATTGTGTGAGTATGGATAAAAATGCCATCAAGAAATATGCGGTCTGGGCGCGGAAAGAACTGATCTCCCGCGTGGCGCAGAAAGCCCAGCAGTACGGCATTACGGAAACGGAAATGGTGGACGCCGGTGCTGATAGCGTCAACGGCAAAGTGTTGTCTGCAGAAGAGATGCAGCAACGCAGGGCACTGATCGCACAGATCAATGAAAAGGGCTACCAGCAGGTTATGGAAGAGGTGGCGTATACATGGTTCAACCGCTTCTCGGCACTGCGGTTCATGGAGGTCAACGGCTATCTGCCCAGCCATGTGCGTGTGTTTACGGATGAAAACAATGCGTTCAAGCCCCAGATTCTGGCTGAAGCCCTGCATCTGGAATTGGATAAGCTGGATAAGGACAAAGTCTACGCCCTGAAAGAGATCGAGCAGACCGAAGAACTGTACAAATACCTGCTCATCGTGCAATGCAACGCGCTGAACAGCATTCTGCCCGGAATGTTCCAGACCATTGCGGACTACACTGAACTGCTTCTGCCGGACAACCTGCTCCGGGAGGGCAGCGTCATTGAGCAGATGATCTCCCAGATCCCGGAGGACAACTGGCAGGATGCCGTCCAGATCATTGGATGGCTGTATCAATACTACAACAGCGAGAAAAAGGACGAGGTGTTTGCTGCCCTCAAGAAAAACGTCAAGATCAGCAAGGACAGCATCCCGGCGGCGACCCAGCTTTTTACCCCGGACTGGATCGTGCGGTACATGGTGGAGAACAGCCTTGGCCGCTTGTGGGTGGAGGGTCACCCGGACACCAAAACACAGCTGCTGCCCACACCGGAGGAGCAAGCAGCTTATACTGCCGGGAACCGTGACCCGGAGGACACCAAGTGGCACTATTATCTGGAGGAAGCCCAGCAGGAGCCGCAGGTACAGGCCCAACTGTCCGAGATCAGCAAACAGTATGCCGACCTGACCCCGGAACAGATCAAGGTCATCGACCCCTGCTGCGGCAGCGGCCATATTCTGGCGTATCTGTTCGATGTACTGATGCAGATCTACGAGAACTACGGCTACACGTCCCGCGATGCCGTGACCAGCATTTTGCAGAACAACCTCTATGGTCTGGATATTGACGACCGCGCCGCCCAGCTGGCCTATTTTGCGGTGATGATGAAGGCCCGCCGGTACGACCGCCGCTTTTTCAGCCACACCACCCAGCCTCATGTGTATGCCATTGAGGAAAGCAACCGCATCGAAAAGCCGGATGTGGAGTATTTCTGCAACGGCAAGCTGGAACTGAAAGATGCTATGCACACTATCCTCACCCAGTTGTATGATGCCAAGGAGTACGGCTCCATCCTCACCATCACCCCGCAGGACTGGGATGCCCTCTATGCCCGATTTGACGAGGTGACAGACGAGTCCTCGTTCCATCGAGAGAGTATTCGCAAAAAATTACTCCCATTGGTGCGGGTGGCACAGATGTTGGCGCAGAAATATGATGTGGTCGTCACCAATCCGCCCTATATGGGCAGCTCTGGCATGGGCGTAAAGCTGGCAGAGTATGTCAAAAAGAATTACCCAGATAGTAAGAGCGATTTGTTTGCCGTTTGCATTGAACATGGAAACCAAATGGTCAAACCCAACGGTATGAACTGCATGGTTACTATGCAAAGCTGGATGTTCCTTTCCAGCTTTGAAAAAATGCGTATGAATCTCCTGCAAACCAAAACAATTACCAACTTGATGCACATGGAAAACATGGTTATGGGTATCGCATTTGGTACGGCTGTCACCGTATTCCGTAATGGACATATCAACAGATATAAGGGAACATATAATCATGTCAAGTATGAAGATATCCAGAATGATATTCCGAAAGAGTTCCCGATTGCAGAAAACCGATTTGCGCAGGTAAGCACTGATAACTTTGCAAAAATTCCGGGAAGTCCGGTGGCGTATTGGGTGAGTCAAAAAGTAATTGATGACTTTTCAAATGGAAAAGAATTAAAGAGCTTTATTGTTGCAAAACATGGGATGACAACTGGAAATGTTGAATTCTGCTTGAGGCAATGGTATGAGTGCGATTTTGAGAAGATTGGCTTCAATTTTGAATCGGAAAAACAATTCTTAAGGAGTGGAAAAACTTGGGCGCCACACCACAAGGGTGGTGCATACAGAAAGTGGTACGGAAATAACGATTATGTTGTAGGGTATAATACATATTTTAATGAGAAAATGGATTCATTTCCGGGTCATAGACATGATAATCCTGATTTCTATTTCAAAGAAGGAATTACTTGGACTGATTTAACATCGGGAACTTTGGGAGCAAGATATTCACCAACAGGATTTATTTTTGATGTTTCTGGCCCAACAGCGTTTGTTAAAACTGGAAATCTGTATAGGTTGTTAGGATTTATGTGTTCTAAAATAGCTGCGTATTTTATGGACATCTTTAATTCCACTATGCACTTTTTAGTTGGACAAATGAATCAACTGCCTGTTATTGAACAGACGGAGGATAACGAAAAAATAGAATTTATCGTGAAAAATAATGTTACGCTTTCAAAAGCGGACTGGGATTCCTTTGAAACCTCTTGGGACTTTACCCGCCACCCCCTTATCAAGGCCATTACCAAATACCCCAACATGATGGATATTGGCAACATTTACCTTGCTGAGTGCTATGACATCTGGGCTGGTGAATGCAAAGAACGCTTTGAGAAGTTGAAAGCCAACGAGGAAGAACTGAACCGTATTTTTATTGACATTTACGGCTTGCAGGATGAATTGACCCCGGAAGTGGAAGACAAGGATGTGACCGTGCGCAAAGCGGACCTTGGCCGGGATGTGCGCTCCTTTATCTCCTACGCTGTGGGCTGTATGTTTGGCCGCTACTCTCCCACCTATGATGGTCTTGCGTATGCAGGCGGTACATGGGATGATGGCAAATACAATATCTATAAGCCGGATGCAGACGGTATTATTCCCATCTGTGACGACGAATACTTTGAAGATGACATGATGGGCCGTTTTGTGGAGTTTGTGCGGGTGGTATACGGTGACAGCTCGCTGGAGGATAATCTGCGCTTTATTGCAAACGCACTGGGCGGCAAAGGACAGCCGAAGGAGGTCATCCGCAACTACTTCCTGAACGATTTCTACGCCGATCACTGCAAGATTTACCAGAAGCGCCCCATCTACTGGCTGTTTGACAGCGGTAAGAAGAACGGCTTTAAGTGCCTGATCTACCTGCACCGCTACCAGCCGGATACCATTGCGCGCATCCGTACCGATTATGTCCACGAGCAGCAGGCGCGCTACCGTACTGCCATCGAAGGTTTGGAAAAACAGGTGGCCGCTGCCACCAGCACCAGCGAGCGTGTCAAGCTGACTAAGCAACTGAACAAAGTGCAGGCGCAGGACGTCGAGCTGCATCAGTATGAGGAAAAAGTTCATGCGCTAGCGGATCAGATGATTAAGATTGATCTGGACGATGGTGTGAAGCATAACTATGAGATCTTTAAGGACGTGCTGGCGAAGATTAAGTAAACAAAGAGGTGATTTTTATGCCATTGAATCGAATTGCATTAAGACACTTTACCGTCTTTGATCAGCTCGATATAGAGCTGTCAGATGGCATCAACGTATTTGTGGGCGCAAACGGAAAAGGCAAAACACATGTTATGAAGGTTTTGTACAGTGCCTGTCAGGCGGCAGACCCAAAGGTATCGTTTGACCAGAAAATCGTTCGCTGCTTTTTACCGGATGATCATCGGATTGCGCGTCTTGTCAGTAGAAAACCCGGAAATACCGACGCATCGATCCGTGTGACCGGTAGTGGAGTGTGCAGCGAAGGAACGAAGACTATCTCGGCAAAATTCAGCACAAAAACAAAAAAATGGGATGCAGCAGTGACTGGAGAAGATGGCTGGGAAAAACTATTTCAGGATATGACAAGTACTTTTATCCCGGCCAAAGAAATCCTTTCCAATGCTTATAACCTGAATGCCGCGGTTGAAAAAAACAATATTTCTTTTGATGACACCTATCTTGATATTGTGAACTCGGCAAAGATCGATATATCTATGGGCAAGAATCCTGCGACAAGACGCCGGATTCTGTATCAGATTGAGGACATTATTGACGGAAGAGTCTTTTTTGACCGGACAAAAGATGAATTTTATCTTACACATGGAAAATCCAAGCTGGAATTCAACCTTGTAGCAGAGGGTATCCGAAAAATTGCATTGATCTGGCAGCTGGTGAAAAATGGAACGCTGGAAAAGGGATCGATCCTGTTTTGGGATGAACCGGAAGCCAACATCAACCCGATTCATCTTTCTGTCATAGCGGAAATTCTTCTGACGCTGCAGCGCAATGGGGTACAGGTGTTTATCTCCACACATGACTATGTGCTGGCAAAGTATATTGAAATCCGAAAAAAAGAAGAGGACCAGGTTGCATTTTTTTCGTTTTACAGTGAAGAGGATACTGTTCGTTGCGAGAGAAATGAGAAATTCAGTCAGCTGAAAAACAATCCGATTATGTCTGCGTTCAACGATTTGATGGATGAGATCTACGAGAATCAGGTGAACGGCAATGACTGATAAAATCTTTGAGGAAGAAAATCACATCTATCAGATTGATTTCAGCGCAGCGCTTTGGGCAACGGATCAACTACACACAGTATTTCAGACCAATACAGTGTCCTTACTGAGCGATGTTGACTTTGTGGCTGAAACGGAAGATGAAGTGCTTCTGGTGGAATATAAGAATGCAAACATTTCAAATGCAAGTAATCCGGGTGCCTTTCGGCCAAGAGATCAGAAACTGGTGCAAAAAATAGCCTTTAAATATTACGATTCGTGGATTTATCTCCGGTACTTGAAGAAGGATAAGCCGTTTCACTACATCTATATTCTGGAATACCCGGATGGAGATGCTGTGTCAAGAAGATGGATCCGTAACATGGCAACGAGAATGCTGCCGTTCGGGTTGCAAAATCTCCCGGAGATACAGGACAATATAATTTCTGCCTTTGATGTGCTGTCTATTCAGGAATGGAATGAACACGATACATACAAGGCATTTCCAATCACGCCTGTACAAAATAGCACCATGAATGAAGAATGAGGATATACTGTGGAAACCGATAAAATTGTACTAGACCTCAACCGCCGGTTCGCGGCACCGCTGCCGGAATTTTATGAGCGCCGGATCATCTTCTGGCACGATGAAGAAAAGGAGTATGCGGACAAGCTGGATGAGATCCGGCTTGAAAATGCTAAGCTAGTTGCACTGACCGGCAGCAATACCTTTGCGGTCAAAAAAATGCTGTCGGTGGATGACCTGACGAGCAACTATGTCGTCTACTGCCCCGTTTCCTACGAGCGGCAGGAGGATGACTGGCTGTTGGATATTGAACTATACAGCGAAAGCTACCGGACGGATGCTGTTTCCAACTGGATGCAGGAACTGGATATCTTGGACAATCCCTCTATGCGCAAGCTGGTGAAGCAC contains:
- the pglX gene encoding BREX-1 system adenine-specific DNA-methyltransferase PglX gives rise to the protein MDKNAIKKYAVWARKELISRVAQKAQQYGITETEMVDAGADSVNGKVLSAEEMQQRRALIAQINEKGYQQVMEEVAYTWFNRFSALRFMEVNGYLPSHVRVFTDENNAFKPQILAEALHLELDKLDKDKVYALKEIEQTEELYKYLLIVQCNALNSILPGMFQTIADYTELLLPDNLLREGSVIEQMISQIPEDNWQDAVQIIGWLYQYYNSEKKDEVFAALKKNVKISKDSIPAATQLFTPDWIVRYMVENSLGRLWVEGHPDTKTQLLPTPEEQAAYTAGNRDPEDTKWHYYLEEAQQEPQVQAQLSEISKQYADLTPEQIKVIDPCCGSGHILAYLFDVLMQIYENYGYTSRDAVTSILQNNLYGLDIDDRAAQLAYFAVMMKARRYDRRFFSHTTQPHVYAIEESNRIEKPDVEYFCNGKLELKDAMHTILTQLYDAKEYGSILTITPQDWDALYARFDEVTDESSFHRESIRKKLLPLVRVAQMLAQKYDVVVTNPPYMGSSGMGVKLAEYVKKNYPDSKSDLFAVCIEHGNQMVKPNGMNCMVTMQSWMFLSSFEKMRMNLLQTKTITNLMHMENMVMGIAFGTAVTVFRNGHINRYKGTYNHVKYEDIQNDIPKEFPIAENRFAQVSTDNFAKIPGSPVAYWVSQKVIDDFSNGKELKSFIVAKHGMTTGNVEFCLRQWYECDFEKIGFNFESEKQFLRSGKTWAPHHKGGAYRKWYGNNDYVVGYNTYFNEKMDSFPGHRHDNPDFYFKEGITWTDLTSGTLGARYSPTGFIFDVSGPTAFVKTGNLYRLLGFMCSKIAAYFMDIFNSTMHFLVGQMNQLPVIEQTEDNEKIEFIVKNNVTLSKADWDSFETSWDFTRHPLIKAITKYPNMMDIGNIYLAECYDIWAGECKERFEKLKANEEELNRIFIDIYGLQDELTPEVEDKDVTVRKADLGRDVRSFISYAVGCMFGRYSPTYDGLAYAGGTWDDGKYNIYKPDADGIIPICDDEYFEDDMMGRFVEFVRVVYGDSSLEDNLRFIANALGGKGQPKEVIRNYFLNDFYADHCKIYQKRPIYWLFDSGKKNGFKCLIYLHRYQPDTIARIRTDYVHEQQARYRTAIEGLEKQVAAATSTSERVKLTKQLNKVQAQDVELHQYEEKVHALADQMIKIDLDDGVKHNYEIFKDVLAKIK
- a CDS encoding AAA family ATPase, with protein sequence MPLNRIALRHFTVFDQLDIELSDGINVFVGANGKGKTHVMKVLYSACQAADPKVSFDQKIVRCFLPDDHRIARLVSRKPGNTDASIRVTGSGVCSEGTKTISAKFSTKTKKWDAAVTGEDGWEKLFQDMTSTFIPAKEILSNAYNLNAAVEKNNISFDDTYLDIVNSAKIDISMGKNPATRRRILYQIEDIIDGRVFFDRTKDEFYLTHGKSKLEFNLVAEGIRKIALIWQLVKNGTLEKGSILFWDEPEANINPIHLSVIAEILLTLQRNGVQVFISTHDYVLAKYIEIRKKEEDQVAFFSFYSEEDTVRCERNEKFSQLKNNPIMSAFNDLMDEIYENQVNGND